From Halodesulfovibrio aestuarii DSM 17919 = ATCC 29578, the proteins below share one genomic window:
- a CDS encoding glycosyltransferase family 4 protein, which translates to MKIAFCTPFKPLTHPRISGDVTIAEDLATFFQNQGHEIWIVPQLSTRYIWKRPRNWGHIYATMQLVKENIQNEKPDVWFTYHSYYKAPDILGTMAAREQIPYAIFAPSHAPKRKKDWSTKPGYYLNKKALQHATHIFANKQRDLEGLSHIVPPSHLTFIPPGIRTDIFTRNETLRAEKRTAWNATDSIVVLTIAMLRKGTKSEGVEHVITACSDLAYQGHDIKLIIAGDGVMRPYLEEVAHKFLPNRHIFLGIVPSKELPALYSSCDIFAFPGINEGLGMVYLEAQSCGLPVVAWDHDGAPQVVNNGTTGIITPSYDNNAFSQAIGKLAASPDLRTAMGAAATKHTATNHNIRQNYAELDAKLRAIAQQ; encoded by the coding sequence ATGAAAATTGCGTTCTGTACCCCGTTCAAACCGCTGACACACCCGCGCATATCCGGCGATGTGACTATTGCGGAAGATTTAGCGACGTTTTTCCAGAATCAAGGGCACGAAATATGGATCGTACCTCAATTATCCACTCGGTATATTTGGAAACGACCTCGCAACTGGGGACATATCTACGCAACCATGCAGCTTGTTAAAGAAAATATACAAAACGAAAAACCGGATGTGTGGTTTACATACCACTCATACTACAAGGCACCAGATATTCTCGGCACTATGGCAGCAAGAGAACAAATACCTTACGCAATATTTGCCCCTTCCCACGCTCCAAAACGAAAAAAGGACTGGAGCACTAAGCCGGGGTATTACCTCAATAAAAAAGCACTGCAACACGCAACACATATTTTTGCGAACAAACAACGAGACCTTGAGGGACTAAGCCATATTGTCCCGCCAAGTCATCTCACTTTCATTCCACCCGGAATCCGCACAGATATTTTCACACGGAATGAAACGTTGCGCGCAGAAAAACGCACTGCATGGAATGCAACAGACAGTATTGTTGTGCTGACAATTGCCATGCTGAGAAAAGGAACAAAATCAGAAGGTGTGGAACACGTCATCACCGCCTGCAGTGACCTTGCATATCAAGGGCACGACATCAAACTGATCATTGCGGGAGACGGCGTTATGCGTCCATATCTGGAAGAAGTCGCGCATAAGTTCTTACCAAACAGGCACATATTTTTAGGCATCGTCCCTTCTAAAGAGCTGCCGGCACTCTATTCCAGTTGCGATATTTTTGCCTTCCCCGGCATAAATGAAGGTCTTGGCATGGTCTATCTGGAAGCGCAAAGTTGTGGGTTACCAGTTGTGGCGTGGGATCATGATGGAGCACCGCAAGTGGTCAACAATGGCACTACAGGCATCATCACTCCATCGTACGACAATAACGCGTTTTCACAGGCTATAGGCAAACTTGCAGCATCGCCAGACCTGCGAACGGCCATGGGTGCAGCCGCAACAAAACATACTGCGACAAATCATAACATCCGGCAGAATTATGCCGAGTTAGACGCAAAGCTTC
- a CDS encoding glycosyltransferase family protein codes for MSSTYNILMYSHDTYGLGHIRRTMAIARNLSAPGVNILILTGSPIAGRFPIPFGVDFVRIPGMIKQSNTVYVPHSIKVNPQKALEIRQEIITATAKSFDPDLFIVDKVPVGLKGEVLPVLQWFKTSRPDTNVVLGLRDILDDSASTRAEWNDKNYFNVLENLYSEIWIYGQENFYNPIVEYGLPSSISNKCVFTGYIPRETPNKKITLKHLLNGNGNGINDSCKLIVVTAGGGGDGYHMLDTYLSMVEETPDLPFKTYMVSGPFVPQDLQDSLAKRAKKAGVIFATFHKRLEKIMAAADLVVSMGGYNTICEILSLKKTSLIIPRESPRLEQLIRARVLQSAKLADYIKWDCLTTSSLRDKVITMLEDSSQYEQSINAFSMTGLEIIRSRLSEFKGDTIDA; via the coding sequence ATGAGTTCTACATATAACATCCTCATGTATTCCCATGATACTTACGGACTTGGGCACATCCGAAGAACAATGGCTATCGCACGGAACTTAAGCGCTCCCGGTGTTAATATTCTTATCCTTACAGGATCCCCCATTGCCGGCCGCTTCCCGATTCCCTTCGGGGTCGATTTTGTGCGTATTCCGGGTATGATCAAACAAAGCAACACTGTCTATGTGCCTCACTCCATAAAAGTAAACCCCCAGAAGGCATTGGAAATACGGCAAGAGATAATTACTGCCACAGCAAAATCCTTTGATCCGGATCTCTTCATCGTGGACAAAGTTCCCGTAGGACTCAAAGGGGAAGTTCTGCCCGTGCTCCAATGGTTTAAAACTTCACGTCCTGACACTAACGTCGTGCTCGGATTGCGTGATATTTTAGACGATTCTGCATCAACACGTGCAGAATGGAATGACAAAAACTACTTTAATGTGCTGGAGAACCTGTACTCGGAAATATGGATTTACGGACAAGAAAATTTTTACAATCCTATTGTTGAATACGGACTGCCCTCCTCCATAAGCAATAAATGTGTCTTTACCGGCTACATCCCCCGCGAGACCCCAAATAAAAAAATCACCCTCAAGCACCTCCTGAACGGAAACGGGAACGGGATCAATGACTCCTGCAAACTGATCGTTGTCACTGCAGGCGGCGGAGGTGATGGCTACCACATGCTGGATACCTACCTTTCAATGGTAGAAGAAACGCCGGATCTTCCGTTTAAAACCTATATGGTATCGGGACCTTTTGTCCCCCAGGACTTGCAGGACTCTCTTGCAAAACGAGCCAAAAAGGCTGGCGTAATCTTCGCTACCTTCCATAAAAGGTTAGAAAAAATTATGGCGGCAGCAGACCTTGTTGTGAGTATGGGCGGATACAATACCATCTGCGAAATTTTGTCCCTTAAAAAAACGTCGCTCATTATCCCACGTGAAAGTCCGCGTCTGGAGCAACTCATCCGTGCAAGGGTATTACAATCCGCCAAACTGGCAGACTACATTAAATGGGACTGCCTCACCACGTCTTCACTGCGTGACAAAGTAATCACCATGCTGGAAGACTCTTCGCAATACGAACAAAGTATCAACGCATTTTCCATGACTGGACTTGAAATCATCCGTTCTCGGCTCTCCGAATTCAAGGGAGACACCATCGATGCATAA
- a CDS encoding PAS domain-containing sensor histidine kinase, which produces MTGVSGKREGKKGNGNEPPGAACARPFVAQQSCDTEMFRCPEEASTERPVLPYELLSKVLDSEPVAIALFSETCSPMYWNKLFEQFFGTLEGADVEGMARKKTSFWRCVGQQVFAVRDSQKEACGECCKLSEHGAYVWFETRTQIVQADDVGVVYLYSATDITHQKAAQIELKQTRDELEERVKDRTAILAKVNNTLEEHVLWSKRQQQALIESEERFRNIFLNEHGIRFLWDTETFEIEEANAGAAEFYGYELDDMIGQPLQKVTGMSVSAIQDRIEEVKRLGQASFTALHRQANDEMRYVEVRFVGAKDKGRSLVYSFTIDISERIEAERKMHEHKNNLKALMNATSDCALLVDPQGFVITMNHAAGQEFKAAEQASGGVNLFDVLNEQVVNAWRGAFDAALVMGMAEHIETDVNRCWKVSFYPVFTESLDINAVAIYAEDVTFEKRTTEQMKLLSKRVLSAQEDERKRIGRELHDSTAQTISGIKYLLESEVARVEQGADVSPDSLSKMIELLQGASVELRRIIMALRPTILDDLGLISALRWLLNEASILHPAFSFSSTFDLSEQVFSELQKTVLFRVAQEALSNAAKHSKGSNIWLHIKQEGDSCVLYVQDDGVGFCIDTCSRSGVGLGSMRERVELVNGTLNILSFKDGGTLVRAAVPICAVIVSE; this is translated from the coding sequence ATGACAGGGGTATCAGGGAAAAGAGAAGGTAAAAAAGGCAATGGTAATGAACCACCGGGTGCTGCATGCGCTAGACCCTTCGTTGCGCAGCAGAGCTGTGATACGGAAATGTTTCGCTGTCCTGAAGAGGCTTCCACGGAACGACCAGTTCTTCCTTATGAGTTATTGAGCAAGGTGCTGGATTCAGAACCAGTGGCCATTGCACTCTTTTCGGAAACATGTAGCCCAATGTACTGGAACAAACTGTTTGAGCAGTTTTTTGGAACGTTGGAAGGTGCTGACGTTGAAGGGATGGCACGGAAAAAGACGAGCTTTTGGCGTTGTGTTGGACAACAAGTCTTCGCAGTTAGGGATAGTCAGAAAGAAGCATGTGGCGAATGTTGTAAATTAAGCGAACATGGTGCGTATGTATGGTTTGAAACCCGGACACAGATTGTGCAGGCTGATGATGTGGGTGTTGTATATTTATATTCCGCAACAGATATTACGCACCAGAAGGCCGCACAGATTGAACTAAAGCAAACCCGTGATGAGCTTGAAGAGCGTGTAAAAGATCGCACAGCAATTCTTGCAAAAGTTAATAACACGCTCGAAGAACATGTGTTGTGGAGTAAACGCCAGCAACAGGCATTGATTGAAAGCGAAGAGCGGTTTCGGAATATTTTTTTAAACGAGCACGGCATCCGCTTTTTATGGGATACTGAAACCTTTGAAATTGAAGAAGCGAACGCTGGTGCAGCAGAATTTTATGGGTATGAACTTGATGACATGATTGGACAGCCCTTGCAGAAGGTTACGGGTATGTCCGTTTCTGCCATTCAGGACAGGATAGAAGAAGTAAAACGTTTGGGGCAGGCTTCATTCACGGCGCTTCATCGTCAGGCCAACGATGAAATGCGGTATGTTGAAGTGCGTTTTGTGGGGGCTAAAGACAAAGGGCGTAGCTTAGTTTACTCGTTTACTATTGATATCAGCGAACGAATTGAAGCTGAACGTAAGATGCATGAGCATAAGAATAACCTTAAAGCCTTAATGAACGCAACGAGCGATTGTGCTTTGCTTGTTGATCCTCAAGGGTTTGTGATCACAATGAATCATGCTGCAGGGCAGGAGTTCAAAGCAGCCGAGCAAGCTTCAGGGGGCGTGAACTTATTTGATGTGTTGAATGAGCAAGTGGTGAATGCATGGCGTGGTGCGTTTGATGCTGCTCTTGTTATGGGAATGGCTGAGCATATAGAAACAGATGTGAATCGGTGCTGGAAGGTCTCTTTTTATCCTGTATTTACAGAGAGTCTGGATATCAATGCCGTTGCGATTTATGCAGAAGATGTGACGTTTGAAAAGCGCACTACAGAACAAATGAAGTTGCTTTCAAAGCGAGTTCTTTCTGCTCAGGAAGATGAGCGAAAACGAATCGGACGGGAGTTGCATGACAGCACGGCGCAGACAATTTCCGGTATCAAATATTTACTGGAAAGTGAGGTGGCGCGAGTAGAGCAGGGCGCAGATGTGTCGCCCGACAGCCTTTCTAAAATGATTGAATTACTACAGGGCGCAAGTGTTGAGCTACGCCGTATCATTATGGCATTGAGGCCGACAATTCTTGACGATCTTGGTCTTATTTCTGCATTGCGTTGGTTGCTGAACGAGGCGTCTATTTTGCATCCTGCATTTTCATTTTCCAGTACCTTTGATCTATCGGAACAAGTTTTCAGTGAATTGCAGAAAACGGTTTTATTCCGTGTGGCACAAGAGGCGCTTTCTAATGCGGCAAAGCACAGTAAGGGGAGTAATATATGGCTTCATATCAAGCAGGAAGGTGATAGCTGTGTGTTATATGTACAAGATGACGGTGTTGGATTTTGCATAGATACTTGTTCAAGATCAGGTGTGGGGCTCGGGAGCATGCGTGAACGTGTAGAGCTTGTAAACGGGACGTTGAACATTTTATCGTTTAAAGATGGGGGTACGCTGGTTCGGGCAGCCGTTCCTATTTGTGCTGTGATTGTCAGCGAATAG
- a CDS encoding glycosyltransferase family 4 protein produces MHNTPTLGMILKGYPRISETFISNEIKLLEEQGFTIHIFSMRKPREKFSHKSVKSIHATVTYLPEYLSLGFPRLLWNTLLCALLHTTTFCNTFKFFLSRFSGTNKVHTWIKHFMQACVVANNIESKNITHLHSHFAHTPTSVAMYAAKLAGIPFSFTAHAKDIYTQHPKRVAEKMQQALFAVTCTKYNKLALETIARSFPAPKAPPHYALPPIEDGSPIRTPQPGYCPVHTIYHGIDLSLFSTRQNGLTTHTPYSILTVARLVEKKGLDTILESLRLLFLRNIPFRYTLIGEGPLLGKLEEIVYKYGLTDFVRFTGTLPHEDVLRHYRKADVFLLGCTTAQDGDRDGIPNVLAEAMAMGVPVVATRVSGIPELVEHNKSGLLVPCNNAEELAKATECLLTDEALRQTIISGAERKVHKVFNNRQLIVQLGNIFEENGITREEADTMSEMEWSSS; encoded by the coding sequence ATGCATAACACTCCAACGCTCGGTATGATCCTGAAAGGGTATCCCCGCATATCAGAAACTTTTATTTCCAATGAAATAAAATTGTTAGAAGAGCAAGGCTTTACCATTCATATTTTTTCAATGCGGAAACCGCGTGAAAAATTTTCGCATAAGTCTGTAAAATCCATCCACGCAACAGTTACCTATCTTCCGGAATATCTTTCTCTTGGATTCCCACGTCTGCTGTGGAACACGCTCTTATGTGCCCTTCTACACACAACCACATTCTGTAATACCTTTAAATTTTTCCTCTCCCGCTTTTCAGGAACCAATAAAGTACATACATGGATCAAACACTTTATGCAGGCGTGTGTAGTTGCCAATAATATTGAGTCTAAAAACATCACACACCTTCACAGCCATTTTGCGCATACCCCGACATCTGTCGCCATGTACGCAGCAAAACTTGCCGGCATTCCGTTCAGTTTTACCGCACATGCAAAAGATATTTACACGCAACATCCCAAACGGGTTGCAGAAAAAATGCAGCAGGCACTGTTTGCCGTTACATGTACAAAATACAATAAACTTGCCTTAGAAACGATTGCTCGTTCTTTCCCTGCGCCTAAAGCACCACCACACTATGCGCTGCCCCCCATAGAGGACGGCTCTCCCATACGGACTCCACAGCCCGGCTACTGTCCGGTACATACTATCTATCACGGGATAGACCTATCCCTTTTCTCTACCAGACAAAACGGTCTCACTACCCATACGCCCTATTCAATTCTTACCGTGGCCCGTCTAGTGGAAAAAAAGGGGCTGGACACAATCTTAGAAAGTCTGCGTCTTCTCTTTTTACGCAATATCCCATTCAGATACACACTTATTGGTGAGGGCCCGCTTCTCGGTAAACTTGAAGAGATAGTCTACAAGTATGGACTAACAGATTTTGTTCGCTTCACCGGCACGCTGCCTCACGAGGATGTGCTGCGCCATTACCGCAAAGCCGATGTGTTCCTTCTCGGATGTACAACAGCGCAGGATGGAGACAGGGATGGTATTCCCAACGTACTGGCAGAAGCCATGGCAATGGGAGTCCCTGTTGTTGCAACCCGTGTTTCAGGAATTCCTGAGCTCGTAGAACACAATAAATCAGGCTTGCTTGTTCCATGCAACAACGCCGAGGAACTGGCCAAGGCCACAGAATGCCTGCTCACCGATGAAGCTCTGCGGCAGACCATCATTTCCGGTGCCGAACGTAAGGTTCATAAAGTCTTCAACAACAGACAGCTAATTGTACAGCTCGGTAATATTTTTGAAGAAAATGGTATCACCAGAGAGGAAGCAGATACAATGTCAGAAATGGAGTGGTCATCTTCATGA
- a CDS encoding radical SAM protein — protein MTRNCNFQCSYCYFPHTNGKIINYISIETLLRFLNKNNNSWLVNMTGGEPFLYPNFVSLCEQLTQKHYIGVDTNLSLSAQIKEFAKRVSPSKVNDIYASLHIEERERKNAVPQFIQNYHILASAGFAIKVNYVLHPSLEKRYPDDISFFKENGVPITPRPFKGIYNNLKYPQNYSQTIKNIFTSHPAAGTKMVFNFRGIDCKSGCSFIRMEPNGTIFRCPGDRTVLGNIHDNVTLNAGATPCAVDRCPCQGINYVDLNPAEGWFIEGMRSFITGSEKNAEHAFRQTLLYDSEHSSALNNIGVFAFDSGDYTHAKRLFEHAHNIHPHIPLYKQNLSILEGVINEKTTSSMHPEVSEIVRPCATTAEYYVTTGQAIPMAEEN, from the coding sequence ATGACAAGAAACTGTAATTTTCAATGTTCATACTGTTATTTTCCGCATACTAACGGTAAAATAATAAATTATATCTCTATTGAAACGTTACTTCGCTTTCTTAATAAGAATAATAACAGCTGGCTAGTTAACATGACTGGAGGTGAACCATTTCTATATCCTAATTTCGTCTCACTTTGTGAGCAACTTACACAAAAGCATTACATAGGGGTAGATACAAATCTTAGTTTATCAGCCCAGATAAAAGAATTTGCAAAAAGGGTTTCTCCATCAAAAGTTAATGATATCTATGCGTCGTTACATATTGAAGAACGTGAAAGAAAAAATGCAGTCCCACAATTTATTCAAAATTACCATATCCTTGCTAGTGCAGGATTCGCAATTAAAGTTAATTACGTACTGCATCCTTCGCTGGAAAAACGATATCCTGATGACATTTCATTTTTCAAAGAGAACGGAGTCCCCATTACGCCTCGCCCGTTCAAAGGAATCTACAACAATCTAAAATATCCACAGAATTATTCCCAAACCATCAAAAATATATTTACAAGCCACCCTGCTGCGGGAACAAAAATGGTTTTTAACTTCCGTGGGATAGACTGCAAAAGTGGCTGTTCATTCATTCGAATGGAACCTAATGGGACAATCTTCCGCTGCCCGGGGGATAGAACCGTTCTCGGCAATATTCATGACAATGTTACACTCAATGCAGGTGCCACTCCTTGTGCGGTAGACAGGTGTCCATGCCAAGGCATCAACTATGTAGACCTGAACCCGGCAGAGGGATGGTTTATTGAGGGAATGCGGTCATTTATCACTGGTTCAGAAAAGAATGCCGAGCATGCCTTCCGCCAAACGTTGCTCTATGACAGCGAACATTCCAGCGCATTGAATAATATTGGCGTATTCGCTTTCGATAGTGGAGATTATACGCATGCCAAACGCCTTTTTGAACATGCCCATAATATTCATCCACACATTCCGCTATATAAACAAAATCTTTCTATACTAGAGGGTGTTATCAACGAGAAAACAACTTCCAGTATGCATCCGGAAGTAAGTGAAATAGTACGCCCGTGTGCAACTACAGCCGAATACTATGTTACGACCGGGCAAGCGATACCAATGGCAGAGGAAAATTAG